TCAATGGGCATGGCAATGCGCTGCCAGAGGCCGCGCTGGCCGCGCATCTGGGCGGTATGGCCGAAGAGGATTATCGCAACCTGCTGTGTCTGGATGATGCCACCATCGAACGCGGCGGCGAGGAAATCGTGCAGGCCCGCGGCGATACGGGGCGACTGCTGTTTTCCGCAGCCGCCGGGCTTGCGCATTTAAGCAGCGTTCTGGATGCCGTGCGCACCGAGGCCGATGAGATTTGGCGCAAGCGCGCCAGCAAGACCCGCATCGCCGTGCTGAAGCGTGACTTGGCCGATGTTGAAAAAGCCATTCGCGCGCAGGACGTGACCGCCAGCGCATGGCAGGCTTTGAAAAAGACAGCGGCGGAAGCGGTCCGCTCTGAAGCGGTGGCCCGCGAGGCGCGTCACGCCGTGCAGGCCGATGCCGCCGCATTGGAGGGCAAGCGCCGCGCCTTGCCGCTTTTGGTCGAACTGGATGCGCTGCGCGACGATCTTGCCCCGTTTGCCGATTATCCCGATCATCTGGGCTTTGATCTGGAAGCGCTGGTCACGCTCAAGACTGACCAAAGCCGTGCCGAGGGTGATATCGTGCGGCTTGAACAGGAACTGACCGACCTTGGCGCGCAACGCGCGGCGCTGGTTCTATCGCCCGCGCTGGTGGCCTTGTCGCAGGAACTGGACCTGCTCGACCCGTTGCGCGCGCGCGATGTGTCCGCCGGGTTGGACCTGCCGCGCCGTCGCGACCAACTGGCCCAGACCGAAGCGGCCATGGCGCAAGCCGCCCGCGATCTTGGCGCGCCGACAGGCTGCGACCCGGCTTTGCTGGTGCCAACACAAGCGCAACTGGCCGGGCTGGAGGATGCGCGCGACCGGCTGCGCCAAGCGCGCGCCACGCTGCAAGCCGAAGCACAGGAATTGGCCGAGCTGACCGAAACCCGCGACCGCGCCAAAGCGGCGCTTGATCGGCTGGCGGTGCAAGGGGCGCAACCGGCGGATCTGGGCGCGATCTTGGCCCGGCATGACGCGGACAGGCTGATGCCGGAACATGCCTCTGCGGTGCAGGCCATTGCAACTGCGGAACAGGCCGCGCGGCAGGCTTTGGACCGGCTTGGCCACCCCGGCGCGCGTTTCACGACGATCCCGGACTGCCCGATGACCCCGCTGCGCGCGCGCCAACTGGTCGAGTTGCATAGTGAAATCGCAGGCAAGATTGCACAAGAGCAAGCGCTGCGCGACACCCACCGCGCCGATGCTGCCGCGCGACAAGCGCAGGCCGAGGCGCTGTTGCGCGACAGCGATCTTTGCACCGACGACCGGATTGCGCAAATGCGGGCCGAGCGCGACAGGCTTTGGGCCGACCACAAGCTGGCGTTGTCCGCGCGCACGGCGCAAGCGTTCGAAACCGCTATGCAGGCGCTGGATGGCGCGCAGGAAACCCGCATCGCCCATGCCGCAGAGCTTGGGCAGCTACGCCAGATCGCGCAGGCCAGCGCAGAGGCAAAGGCCCGCGCCGATCAGGCCGATGCAAGGCTGGCCGCTTTGCACAGCGAGCGCGACGCCCTGCTGGCAGAGATTGACGAAGCAGCGGCGCTGTCGGGGCTGCGGACCCCGATCCAGCCCGATGAATGGCTGGATTGGGTTGTGCGCCATGGTGCCGCGCAAGAGGCACAGTTGGCTGCTGCCGCCACGCGCGACGCATATGCAGACACGCTGGCCCGCGCGCAGGCGCTGCGCGATGCGTTGGCACCGCATCTGGATATGGTTGCGCCGGATGTGGCTGGCGCCGTTGCCGCCGCGCGCCGCTTTGCCGAGGCGGACCGCAGCGCCCGCGAAACCCGCGCCGCCGCGCAAGAGGCTTTGCGCCGCGCCGAAGACGCGCTTGCAAAACGGGCTGAGCGCTTTGCAAATTGCCAGCATATCGCGGCAAAGGCCGAGACGGCGTGGCAAGCCGCGGTTGAAGACGCTTTGCGCGGGTCGGTCGCGCCCGAGGGCTTGCTGGCCTCGCTGGAGCCTGTGCGCAACCTTGTCGCCCAGAACGCCGCGCGCAAGGATGCCGCGCAGCGCGTCGGCACCATGGAGCGCGATCAGGCCCTGTTCGCAGAGAAGGTGGCGGCCTTGGCCCAGACACAAGGCATGAGTTTGGGCGCGACACCCGCTGACAGCTTTGCCAAGCTGCGCGCGGCATCGGATACCGCCCGCCGCGCCCAGACCCGCGCGCAAGACTTGGATGGGCAATGTGCCAAGACGCGCGCTGCGCTGGACGAAGCGCGCGCAGCTTTGGCCGAAATCGCGCGCAGGGTCGAAACCTATGCTGCCGAATTCCCGACAAGTGCAGAGACCAGCACGCTTGATGCGCTGCGCGTGACCGCAAATCAGGCCATGCAGGTGATCGAGAAGCGTGTGCAACTGGTGAAGCTGGAACGCGATATCCTGTCAGAACTTGGCGCAGCGACGCTTGCGTCTGCCCGCACAGCGCTAGAGGGGGAAACCCTTGTCACCCTTGGCACCAAGCTGGACCGCGCCCGCGCCGAGCTAGAGCGCGCCGAGCAGGCCTGGACCGCGGCGACAGAAGCGCGTGTGACCGCGCAACAGGCGCTGGCGCAGATCACGGGCGATGCCGGTATTGCCAGCCTGACCGAGCAGCGCAGCACATTGGAATTGCAGCTTCAGGACGCGGTGCAAGAGTATCTGGAATTGTCTTTCGGCCACAGGCTGGCAGATGCGGCCATTCGGCGGTATCGCGACACGCATCGCAGCGGCATGATGGCCGCGACCGAACGGTGTTTTGCGGCCCTGACGCAAGGTGCATATACCCGGCTGACCAGCCAGCCCGACGGGGCAGGGGAAACGCTGCTGGCGGTTGATGCATCGGGCACGGCCAAGCGCGTGGCAGAGATGTCGAAAGGCACCCGGTTCCAGCTTTACCTTGCCTTGCGGGCCGCCGCGCATGAGCAATTGATCGCGCAAGGCACCTGTTTGCCCTTTTTCTGCGACGATATTTTCGAAACTTTCGACGAGGCGCGCACCAGCGCCGCCTGCCGCGTGATGGAGCAAATCGGCACGCGCGGGCAAGCAATCTACCTGACGCATCATCGCCATGTGGTCGAGATCGCGCAACAGGTCTGTGACACGCCGCCAATTTTGCACGAGATTTAGGTCTGGCTTGCCCCCCTTGACAGGCAGGCGCTGCAAGACGATGGTGCAATATGTGACAGGGGCGTCCGCGCAGGCGGGCTGAGAAGCACCCTTCGAACCTGAACCAGATCATGCTGGCGTAGGGAGTCGCGGAAACCGTCCAGCGCCAGAATGGGGCTATGGCGGTTTTGCGTTGCTCCCGCAGGCGTTTGGCGGGAGGATATGATGACAGACCACGGAACCCATTTGGACCAGATGCGCGCACAAGCGCCCTTGGTTCATAACATTACCAATTACGTCGCCATGAATATTATGGCCAATGTCCTTCTGGCGGTGGGCGCGTCGCCCGCGATGGTCCATGCCCGACAGGAAGTGGCCGAATTTGCCGGGCTGGCGCAGGCGCTGACTGTCAATATCGGCACCGCAGACCCCGATTGGGTAGAGGCAATGGCACTTGCCGCGCAGGTCATGACGCAGGCTGGCCGTCCTTGGGTGCTGGACCCGGTCGGCGTGGGTGCAACCCGGTTCCGGCAAGACGCCTGCGCGCGGCTGGTCGATCTGGGGCCAAGCATCATTCGCGGCAACGCATCTGAAATACTGGCGCTGGCCGGGACCGCCGCCGCCGGACGCGGGGCAGATGCCGCCGACAGTGTCGCCGCCGCACAAGAGGCCGCGCTGGCGCTGGCACGGCGCAGCGGGGCGGTGGTTGCCGTCTCTGGCCCCGAGGATTTCGTGACCGATGGACAGCAAAGCTTCCATGTCGCCAACGGACACCCGATGATGCCGCGGATCACGGCGCTGGGCTGTTCGCTCAATGGGGTGATCGCGGCTTTCGCGGTAGCAGCCCCAGCGCTGCCCGCAACTGCTTCGGCGCTGGCCTATTACGGGCTGGCGGGCGAGCAGGCAGGCGCGCGCAGCGAGGGGCCGGGTGGGTTTCAACCCGCGTTTCTGGATGCGCTTTACGGCATGACAGCCAGCGCGCTTGATGCTGGCGCAAAGGTGCGCGCCGCATGATGGGGCCGGTCTATGTCATCACCGACCCCGACGCGCCCTGCCCGGTGGCCATGCAAGCCCGGCTTGCGGCGCAAGGGGGTGCGGGTGCGGTGCAAATCCGCGACAAAACCTTGCCCGATGACGAGTTCACTGCCCTTGTCGCCAGCCTGCTTCCAGAAATGACCGCGCGCGGTGTCATGCTGATCGTGAATGACCGCGTTGATGTGGCGCTGCGCAGTGGTGCCCATGGGCTGCATATCGGGCAGGGCGACGGCGATCCGGCGCAGATCCGCGCGCGTCTGCCACAGGGCATGATCCTTGGCCTGTCGGTCGAGACACTGGCGCAGGCCAAACAAGTGCCGGCGGGCGTGGATTATATCGGTGCAGGGCCGGTGCGGGCGACCGCGACCAAGCCTGATCATGCCGCGCCCATTGGCTTTGACGGGTTGGCGCAGATTGCCGCTGCGGCACGCCTGCCCTGCTACGCGATAGGCGGGATCAAGCCGGGCGATGCGGGGGCGGTCAAGCATGCCGGGTGTGTGGGTATGGCGGTCGTCTCTGCCGTGACCCGCGCGCCAGACCCGGCCCTTGCCACCCGCACCCTGCTGACCGAATGGAGCGATGCATGATCCCGAATATCCTGTCGATTGCCGGGTCGGACCCGTCCGGCGGTGCTGGTATCCAAGCCGACATAAAGGCGATTTCGGCCAATGGTGGCTATGCCATGGCCGCAATCACGGCCCTGACGGCGCAAAACACCCAAGGCGTGCAGGGCGTGCACATGGTTCCGCCCGAATTTGTTGCCGCGCAGATTGCCGCCTTGCGCGCGGATATCCGCATAGATGC
The DNA window shown above is from Roseibaca calidilacus and carries:
- a CDS encoding ATP-binding protein, whose product is MRLRRLSLDRFGHFTGHALDFGPASARPDFHIVYGPNEAGKTTTMEAALRLFYGFQHVEPYAFKHQRANLQVSAEIEIDGTPRSFTRLPKRSGNLVNGHGNALPEAALAAHLGGMAEEDYRNLLCLDDATIERGGEEIVQARGDTGRLLFSAAAGLAHLSSVLDAVRTEADEIWRKRASKTRIAVLKRDLADVEKAIRAQDVTASAWQALKKTAAEAVRSEAVAREARHAVQADAAALEGKRRALPLLVELDALRDDLAPFADYPDHLGFDLEALVTLKTDQSRAEGDIVRLEQELTDLGAQRAALVLSPALVALSQELDLLDPLRARDVSAGLDLPRRRDQLAQTEAAMAQAARDLGAPTGCDPALLVPTQAQLAGLEDARDRLRQARATLQAEAQELAELTETRDRAKAALDRLAVQGAQPADLGAILARHDADRLMPEHASAVQAIATAEQAARQALDRLGHPGARFTTIPDCPMTPLRARQLVELHSEIAGKIAQEQALRDTHRADAAARQAQAEALLRDSDLCTDDRIAQMRAERDRLWADHKLALSARTAQAFETAMQALDGAQETRIAHAAELGQLRQIAQASAEAKARADQADARLAALHSERDALLAEIDEAAALSGLRTPIQPDEWLDWVVRHGAAQEAQLAAAATRDAYADTLARAQALRDALAPHLDMVAPDVAGAVAAARRFAEADRSARETRAAAQEALRRAEDALAKRAERFANCQHIAAKAETAWQAAVEDALRGSVAPEGLLASLEPVRNLVAQNAARKDAAQRVGTMERDQALFAEKVAALAQTQGMSLGATPADSFAKLRAASDTARRAQTRAQDLDGQCAKTRAALDEARAALAEIARRVETYAAEFPTSAETSTLDALRVTANQAMQVIEKRVQLVKLERDILSELGAATLASARTALEGETLVTLGTKLDRARAELERAEQAWTAATEARVTAQQALAQITGDAGIASLTEQRSTLELQLQDAVQEYLELSFGHRLADAAIRRYRDTHRSGMMAATERCFAALTQGAYTRLTSQPDGAGETLLAVDASGTAKRVAEMSKGTRFQLYLALRAAAHEQLIAQGTCLPFFCDDIFETFDEARTSAACRVMEQIGTRGQAIYLTHHRHVVEIAQQVCDTPPILHEI
- the thiM gene encoding hydroxyethylthiazole kinase, with translation MTDHGTHLDQMRAQAPLVHNITNYVAMNIMANVLLAVGASPAMVHARQEVAEFAGLAQALTVNIGTADPDWVEAMALAAQVMTQAGRPWVLDPVGVGATRFRQDACARLVDLGPSIIRGNASEILALAGTAAAGRGADAADSVAAAQEAALALARRSGAVVAVSGPEDFVTDGQQSFHVANGHPMMPRITALGCSLNGVIAAFAVAAPALPATASALAYYGLAGEQAGARSEGPGGFQPAFLDALYGMTASALDAGAKVRAA
- the thiE gene encoding thiamine phosphate synthase — its product is MMGPVYVITDPDAPCPVAMQARLAAQGGAGAVQIRDKTLPDDEFTALVASLLPEMTARGVMLIVNDRVDVALRSGAHGLHIGQGDGDPAQIRARLPQGMILGLSVETLAQAKQVPAGVDYIGAGPVRATATKPDHAAPIGFDGLAQIAAAARLPCYAIGGIKPGDAGAVKHAGCVGMAVVSAVTRAPDPALATRTLLTEWSDA